The genomic window cattatagcaAAATTATCTTTGCAtgtgattttttatcctttttggagaggttttttcacgttaaatttgtgtgttcaatttctcaatttcttccgctatttttacttgtCCGTTGTTTAATCAGGTCAATCCCCAACAATCTGACTATTTCTTTTTTTACACCTTAGGTCAATGTTGTTCATATTATAGATACATTCGACTTTATATTTTGATCTACATATTTCAAATATGCTTTGAATTAGCATTTAACATCTTAACTAATAGCCAGAttgattaaaaaaacttaattgataccttatttaatattttattgaatcaattaaaatattttaaaatgaaaagatgaatttaaaatatgaaatattgtttgaattatttCAGTATAATAAACCATTACAATTTGATATAGCAAAATGTAAAAAAACACagtattttttttgaaatcaagTTGTAGTGTGGACCATTAACATACATGTGAGCTTATTTTGGATTAATATCAAGTTAGAATAATGCTGTTTAGTAGCAAAGAGTGTAACTCTGAACAACCCCTATAAAATTATCGATTGAATTATAAGtgaagtgataaaaaaaattatatttatatttatatttttaattaactcTAATTTCGAATTTCATTCTTAGATAATTGTTACTCTTAAATCACTTACTAAAAAGATAATAAAAGCATAGAATCCATTATATAAGTCAAGATGAGGGATGATACAACAATTTATCTACTAAATAAAGAGAATTAATAGTTCAAACTCTgaagataatattattaaaatgaacCGTCATGAATTTTAAAAGGATTTTATGtacagtaaaataaaaataaatcataccTTAATAGAATTCTATGGACATGCAAAGCCTTGAGGGACCTTTTTCCCGCAAGCATTTATCAACAAGCTAATGGCAATAGGTATTTTAACCTTAGCACCAAGTGCATTGGCCTTAATTGCAGTACACAAACACAATGCGGCCTCGAGATCGGCTAAACCCGAAATCAACGTACAACACTCTTTACTCGGCGGAGTCCCGATGACCTCG from Gossypium hirsutum isolate 1008001.06 chromosome D12, Gossypium_hirsutum_v2.1, whole genome shotgun sequence includes these protein-coding regions:
- the LOC107945605 gene encoding putative lipid-binding protein At4g00165, which encodes MAFNCCNAAAIFMLFFTCVSSHNVVPCPPKTTPSMPPSVAAKCPKDTLKFGVCGSWLGLAHEVIGTPPSKECCTLISGLADLEAALCLCTAIKANALGAKVKIPIAISLLINACGKKVPQGFACP